A single region of the Thermodesulfatator indicus DSM 15286 genome encodes:
- a CDS encoding exosortase/archaeosortase family protein yields MEAKAKALTPQREILAGLSLFGLALLYLYFPVLKGLVWDWWHDPNYSHGFLLPLFSAYFVWINREKLAQLPVKTSFWGLFIVLGGLILFLLGWVAGEQFTQRFSFLVVLYGGLVFLLGWPIAKKLAFSVWILVLAIPIPYVIYNSLTFPLKLFASKVATELLQFFGFSVYRDGNIIVLPNMVLEVIDACSGIRSLISLLAITSILAYFVSKTIWKIVLLLSTIPIAIGVNVLRVFITGVLAYHFGPKAAHGFFHTFSGLVVFGLSIVLVLTVHKLVAKR; encoded by the coding sequence ATGGAAGCTAAAGCAAAAGCCCTAACCCCTCAAAGAGAAATACTTGCTGGCCTTAGCCTTTTTGGGCTGGCCCTTCTTTATCTTTACTTTCCCGTTTTAAAAGGTCTGGTGTGGGACTGGTGGCATGACCCTAATTATTCACACGGTTTTCTTCTGCCGCTTTTTTCGGCCTATTTTGTCTGGATAAACCGCGAAAAACTCGCTCAATTGCCGGTTAAAACGAGCTTCTGGGGCCTTTTTATTGTATTGGGAGGGCTTATCCTCTTTTTGTTGGGCTGGGTAGCGGGTGAGCAGTTTACCCAGCGTTTTTCTTTTCTGGTAGTGCTTTACGGTGGGCTCGTCTTTCTTTTAGGCTGGCCTATAGCCAAAAAGCTGGCCTTCTCGGTATGGATCCTGGTTTTAGCTATCCCCATACCTTACGTAATTTACAACTCACTTACTTTTCCTCTTAAACTCTTCGCCTCTAAAGTGGCCACAGAACTCCTACAATTTTTTGGTTTTTCCGTTTACCGCGACGGTAATATTATTGTTTTGCCTAATATGGTGCTTGAGGTAATAGACGCTTGTAGCGGCATTCGCTCTCTTATTTCGCTTCTAGCCATTACCAGTATTTTGGCCTATTTTGTGTCCAAGACTATCTGGAAAATCGTGCTTCTTCTTTCTACGATACCCATTGCCATAGGAGTCAATGTATTAAGGGTTTTTATTACCGGAGTACTTGCCTATCATTTTGGCCCCAAAGCAGCACACGGTTTTTTTCACACCTTTTCAGGGCTTGTGGTTTTTGGCCTTTCTATAGTTTTAGTTTTAACAGTGCATAAACTGGTGGCTAAGAGATGA
- the polX gene encoding DNA polymerase/3'-5' exonuclease PolX, translated as MRNKEVADIFRKIAALLEIKGDNPYRIRAYQRAAQNIEALTVDVEELAAKGKLERIPGIGKDLAQKIIEILETGTLQKYEELKQEIPPELLKFLEIPGFGPKKAKIVYETLGIKTIEELEKACLEHRLSRLPGFGPKTEQNILKGIKLLKQKRGRLPIGLVLPWAEEIVALLKKKSPVERIDVAGSIRRRRETVKDIDILVTAKDHLKVMDVFVSLPMIDEVIAKGETKTSVRLKQGIQVDLRVLDPECYGAALAYFTGSKAHNIRIRELGVQRGLKINEYGIFRGQERIGGKEEEEVFAAVGLPWIPPELREDRGEIEAALEGRLPQIVAYDEVIGDSHVHSKFSDGSASIEEIAAYARKLGLKWVGIVDHSQGLKVAGGVPIEKITEKKRAIEDFNKRSKDVKLLCGTEVDILGDGSLDYPDEVLKEFDLVIASIHSGFKQGEENITARLVAAMKNPYVHCIGHPTGRLLGEREPYPVDMEVLIKTARETKTALEINAYYKRLDLNDINTRAAKEAGVKLLIGSDAHILDQMNFLPLGTAVARRGWCEKKDILNTLSYREFKKHLQEITSWKLKQKP; from the coding sequence ATGAGAAACAAAGAAGTAGCTGATATCTTTCGCAAAATAGCGGCTCTTCTAGAGATAAAAGGCGATAACCCGTATCGCATAAGGGCCTACCAGAGGGCGGCCCAAAATATAGAGGCCCTAACTGTTGACGTAGAAGAACTGGCCGCCAAGGGCAAACTTGAACGTATCCCAGGTATTGGTAAAGATCTGGCGCAAAAAATCATAGAAATCCTTGAGACAGGCACCCTTCAGAAATACGAAGAACTCAAACAGGAGATACCGCCTGAGCTTCTCAAGTTTTTAGAAATTCCAGGCTTTGGCCCTAAAAAGGCCAAAATCGTCTATGAAACTTTGGGTATAAAAACAATAGAAGAACTGGAAAAGGCCTGCCTTGAACATCGGCTATCAAGGCTTCCGGGCTTTGGCCCTAAAACCGAACAAAATATCCTTAAAGGTATAAAACTTCTTAAACAAAAACGAGGTCGCCTGCCTATAGGGCTGGTGCTCCCCTGGGCAGAAGAAATCGTTGCTTTGCTCAAAAAGAAGAGCCCGGTTGAGCGCATAGACGTGGCTGGAAGTATTCGTCGGCGCCGTGAAACGGTAAAAGACATAGACATCTTAGTCACCGCCAAAGATCACTTGAAAGTGATGGACGTGTTCGTTTCTCTGCCCATGATAGACGAGGTAATTGCCAAAGGTGAGACCAAAACCAGCGTGCGGCTAAAACAGGGCATTCAAGTTGACCTGCGGGTGCTTGACCCTGAATGTTACGGCGCCGCTCTGGCTTATTTTACCGGCTCAAAGGCTCATAACATCAGAATAAGAGAACTTGGGGTGCAGAGAGGTTTGAAAATTAACGAATACGGTATATTCCGTGGTCAGGAGCGCATTGGCGGCAAAGAAGAAGAGGAAGTTTTTGCCGCGGTGGGCCTCCCCTGGATTCCACCTGAACTTCGCGAAGACAGGGGAGAAATAGAAGCGGCTCTTGAAGGAAGACTTCCTCAGATTGTGGCCTATGACGAGGTTATCGGGGATTCTCATGTGCATTCCAAGTTCAGCGACGGAAGTGCTTCTATTGAAGAGATCGCCGCTTACGCCCGGAAACTGGGATTAAAATGGGTGGGCATTGTTGATCATTCTCAAGGATTAAAGGTTGCCGGCGGCGTGCCGATTGAGAAAATAACGGAGAAAAAAAGGGCCATTGAGGACTTTAACAAACGCTCAAAAGATGTAAAACTTCTCTGTGGCACCGAGGTAGATATTCTGGGGGATGGAAGCCTAGATTACCCTGACGAAGTTTTAAAGGAATTTGATCTGGTGATAGCTTCTATTCACAGCGGTTTCAAACAGGGAGAGGAAAACATTACGGCTCGTCTGGTGGCGGCCATGAAAAATCCTTACGTGCATTGTATAGGCCACCCCACCGGCCGCCTCCTTGGCGAAAGAGAGCCCTATCCCGTTGACATGGAAGTCCTTATAAAGACAGCCAGAGAAACCAAAACGGCTCTTGAAATAAATGCCTATTATAAACGCCTGGATTTGAATGACATAAACACCCGGGCGGCTAAAGAAGCTGGAGTGAAACTCCTTATAGGGAGCGACGCTCACATTCTTGACCAAATGAATTTTCTGCCGCTTGGTACAGCCGTGGCCAGGCGCGGCTGGTGTGAAAAAAAAGATATCTTAAACACTCTTTCCTATCGGGAATTCAAAAAACACCTACAGGAAATAACTTCATGGAAGCTAAAGCAAAAGCCCTAA